TAGAGAGGTTGTTTCAACAGACCCTCAGCTCAAATGCAGTCAGTAATGAAAACATGGCAATTAATAAGGAAAGCAGTACAGAGCAACCATAAAAGGAACAATCACAACAAATCAGCACAATGACCATAACAGAATGGAATCATGAAAAAGGCTAATACTACAAAACAGAGTCAGAAATGAATGTTTCACCTGAACAATAGGCAACAGATAAGCAAGCGTCTTCCCAGAACCCGTATGTGAACCCAATACCACACTTTTCCCTTCAATCACAGCAGGTATACCAATCGACTGAATCTCAGTCGGTTCCGAAATACCCATTTCACCTAAAGCCCCCATAACCTCTTCCGTCAACCCCAATTCCTCAAAACTCGACGCCACCGCTTTCTTCTTACTCTTCTTAACCCCTCCATCATCAACCTCCACTTGTTTCCGTACTAATTGCTTGATTTCTGAGTTGGGTTTTGGGGATTCTTTGAGATGTCTAAGTCTAAGTCTTTCTAATAGAATTGAATGCTTAACAGGTTGAAGTGCATCttcttcttcagcaacagcagcatAAGAAGGAGCAGAAGTAGTTGTAGAAGAAAGGGGTCTAAACCCTAGATAAACCCTACGAGGCTGAGGAAGAAGAGGGTTTCTGGTTAAGGGGAAACGAAAAGGGAGGAGAGAAAGGTTGAGCAGGGCTCTGCCTGTAACTCCCATTTGTGCTGTCTAGTAGCTTGGTTGATGACTCTAATGGAGTATATACAAAGGCTAAAGCTCCACTTCTGATAATGGCaaccaaaaagaaagaaaaaaaactcaataaatatctttttgatttataataatgaaattataatataagGTTTTTATGTGTGCATATAATACGAAGACAAAGGTTTAATTtacccaaaattatattatttcaaaCAATTAAGTATAATTTTGAAGTATCGTGTAGAATTGAATCCAACATCTTGTTAAGAGATTTCACGTTCGGAGCTTTCAATCGAACTCAAAATCTTGTTCAAAGATTTGACATTCAAAACTTTCAATTCAACTCAAGATCTCATTCAAAGGTTTGACATTCGGAACTCCTGATTCCTCGATCGAACTTTGTTGGGTCTAAGGTGGACACCAAATCTCAACTCCATTCTATTGCTCCACTATATTTGTGTTCTTCCATCACTAACatttacataaacataaaaCATTCTGAACCTAATTTAACCTCAAAAGTTAGCTCATGAGAAGAGATTCGTCCTATTCATATAAGAAAGTCAATTTCTCATCCTTCTTTAACAAAACCTTTTTGGAATAATGATTCATTGCCTCTCTaacttattttttgtttgataactAATGTGAATATTATCATAACCAACAAGCAGAAACAACAAATACAGCTAAAAGGAACACTTAATCTCACAACCACCTTCTAAGAAGAATGCTATGAGAAAAAATAGACCTTCAAAATAAAGCTAGCCACAAAGAAGTTTATAAACAAAATTGCTAAGACTACGAGTTTTCCTCCTAGTCTTTTCttaaccatttttttttttggaatgtgAATGCCTAGTTGCATAAGTACGTTGAGTTAGTGGTGTGAACATAACAAGTAAACTCATTTTGTTTAAATCTTAAATCAGTCTCTAGATACAAAATGGGCTCTTCGTACTCGTTTTGCTACTGATGAAGTAGGGTTGTTCAAAATCGAATTGAAACGGTTAATCCGAATCGATAAAAAGTTATTGATTTATAGTATTGGGTTATTATTTAgcggttttgatttttttttgttattgggTTGTCTGTTCTtaacaatttgaaattttttcttaatcggttaaccgataacccgatagtaaattaaataattatatttataccattttgtatataacgacttagagtttgatttcctacttttattttttattgtctcAAACACTTTAGTATTTGCTTTTGAGCAAGATGTGACTTGTGAATTCATCtgcatggtttatttggtttgtcaccttgtttttaagtgattttcaatgtttttgtCTATCAAATCTAAATCGATATTTGAATCGGTAACGATCCAAAACCGATAAATCAATAACCGATAAGTCAATATCTTAATGGTTCTATGACGGCTTAGCATCTCTACAAACCGATAACCAATAAGCCAATTCGATAAACTTCAAAACCGAACCGATCGGTGCTTAAACCAGCAATGAGGAACAATGATAATTAGAATTTCAACtcatataactaaaaaaaaaaagaaggggggggggggaagctTTTCAAcattcaaaaacaaaatcaaaccaCTCATGATAGTGCATTTTTCGTGGATCTGACATAGGTACATTTCACGCGATAtagttgataaaataattaaacttacgtatataatattataatgtcCTATGTATATATTTGTACAAGAAAATTACAAAGGGATTCCAATTGCTTCTTATGGAAATTATGAAGTTGTTTTCAGAGTCCATTCactgaagaaattcaatggcATTTCATGGCTGTATATGATAGAGGAACAACTTTGTTGTGTTTGTCTTCATATGTTGTAATCACATAGCTTGAGTCATTTACATGATCACTTTCTACTTTCTAACCTTCTCGATGAAAATTCAATTCAAATTCTGAATCTGCCTCTCTATGATTGTGAATGATAGACGAGTTGATTTCATGATTGTGTTAACCTTCATATGTTGTAATCAAATAGCTTAAATCATGTCCGTCTCTTTCTACACTCTTCCCTCCTCgatgaacatttaattcaaattCTGAATCTGTCTCTACGTGATTGTAAATGATGGAGGAGTTAATTTCATGATTGTGTTTACCTTCATATGTTGTAATCAAATAGCTTGAATCATGTCCATCTCTTTCTACTCTCTTCTTTACCTCGCATTCTTGAATCTTACACTTGTAGTAATTTCTATTTGATTTTGCACAAGGATGAATGATCAGAATATGATAAAGCTcgtaaaaaattaaattttacacttgcttaattttttaatttctataaTTGTTTCACTATAACAATTAACTTTTCGCGCTGACAAATATATGCACATTAACAAAGAACACTAAAATCTTTATCGACATTAGTTAATTACAACCAGATGCAATGTgactatatattttaatttatttaactcTCGATAAAACGAAAAGCCTAAGGTGAGAGGATATGCATTTTGACATTCATTTAGACTTATTTCAACTTGTTGAAATGGTCATGATGATATGTCACTAATGTACTCCACATAgagaaatataattattatttagtgtagcaaaagggaaaaagaataTCATAGGGACACATGATTAGGAATTATGGTATTATAatgaatcaaaatataaaataaaataatttaatcattcAAGTTTTAATTTGATTCATTAAAGAACTAGATAACATGGCAGCTAATCCACATTATCAACCTTCTATTCtaattttgtaactttcatactttttatattaaattaaattatgtcaTAAAATTGAAACAGATGTTAATAATaaaggatgataataataaagtatgATATTGAAATATATTGCTGGGTACCCACAAGATTGGGTGCAGTAAAATGCTAAGAGTTGTCCTAATCTTCAATTTAATATTAACAGTAAACAAACAACTTGCTCATTGAGAATTTAcatcttataaaaaatatttttaaaattcaatttcctctaattaattttagaaaaaaatattaatccaaAGGTAAGGAATCAAGGGCTGTCGAATCCAGAACATGTTCATATTGAGGAACATCGAAAAAAGTGTTTCcttcgttttaatttgtttttttaggtttattcGAAAAAAATAtctgtttattttttaatttttatgtgacATGTTTAACACTATAAGATTAAAGAGTATTTTTATTGCATTCTATGtacttattttctaatttaagaGTATAAGATTCAAAAAATTTCCCTTACTTTGTTAAATTAtgtgtcaagtcaaaatcagacaaataaattaaacggagggagtaataatgtaaaatatgatTAGTGATTAATGTCTACTCTTTTATTCTTGTTGAAGATTGAGACTTCTTTTAAGTACTCTTGTGTTTATTCTTGTTGAAGATTGAGACTTCTTTTAAGTACTCTTGTGTTAATCTCACAGACTTGGTAGATTATAGTGCCAAATAAGTAAAGTAAGCAATTACAAGGAGTTAAGTATAATAATTCGAGGATAAAATGTAGAATTATTTTATCTCACGACGTTTGGTTGGAGGTATTATTAGATAGTCCTTAAATTGTGTATTCCGTCATTTTTTCCTTAGTGATCGGATCTATATATAGCGAAATAACTtatctcaaaataaattattctgaAATAACTTATTCCCGACCAAACGATTCCAAAGGCAACTCCCTACTATAAGCCCTCACAAACCTACGTGAtagtcatattatttttttaaaggagGACAATCATATATATAGAATAACATTCAAAAGATTtgcattaatattattaattgatcatgatattatattgttaaGAGGGGAATGCATGATctcataataatatattttacctCAAATAATTTGTGTTACTTTTCACCTTCTTCTTGCCATACTTCCTCCATTTATATCCATCATCCAAAATCTCAAGTTGAGTCTTTGTTCTAAAAGCAATAACATGTCTTTCATTCTTCTTTATAATTCCCACTTTGGATTTTCTGTAAACAAACATCAAAAACTACATAaacaaatatgtatatatatatatatatacacacaccaATACAATTAAAGAAATATCTAAAATAGATTAATATTGTCTACACGTGAACTTGTGATATAGCTAAACTTAATTCCAGACTAGTTAATGCaagaattataaatatataaagaacCGAAATTTCGTATGAAATATAGATAAAAGGTTGTTCGTACATAGCATAGTCTAAATAAATTCACTTAAAATCTTTACTGAACTATGACCGATCATCATATTAGcaaataaaatagaatgacTACTAAGTAATTCTTGAGCTTGATGACTTACTCTTTCAAGTGATTGATATTTGGTGGTGTGGCATAAAAGGAAGTGGTAGAACTTGCACTATTGGTACTACTACTACTTATTTCATGCATGGTGGGATTAATATCTAAAAGAGGAGTGCTATTGGAGTTGTTATAGATAGGAACATAATCTACAAGAACATGATCAAGAAaggaagaaaattcaaaatcttgATCAAGAAAAGTATCTTGAAAATTGTAAGTATAATCTTGATTAGTCATGTGTGAGTAAAGAAAGGGAGAGGTGAAATTAGGGTTTTCTATATGAGGAATGTTTGTTTCTAGGAAATTAGTGGTGTTCATTGTGTttggagaaaaataattagCCATTAAGACCTAAGAATGACTTTAGTAAGAGAGAGAGGGATGACTCTTTATAGAGTGAAAGGTGTGCTTCTATATAGCTTTGTTTTGAGAGAGCTTCCTCACCACTGCACCTTCCTACTAGGATCTATGGTGTTTCCAATTTCTTTATCACCCCCCTCCccctcaatatatatatatatatatatatataaatataaaactcaTTTTCCAATTGGATCAAACTACGATGGATTTTACTATCGCGATACATATTATCCATTGCAAGATTTGGTATGAATTATATTATCTCACCGCAAAAAACATTAGTATATAAGAGTACATAATTAGAGACATAAACAAAAATCATCAATAGCTAAATAGGTTTAGCGATGGAAAATCACTCTATGGCTaaaaaatgttttgtttttgtattgttgtatatttttgtaCTTTACTATGCATGAAATTAAAACGTTTACGAATTAATTTCAAccta
This portion of the Solanum pennellii chromosome 12, SPENNV200 genome encodes:
- the LOC107006560 gene encoding probable WRKY transcription factor 51, which codes for MNTTNFLETNIPHIENPNFTSPFLYSHMTNQDYTYNFQDTFLDQDFEFSSFLDHVLVDYVPIYNNSNSTPLLDINPTMHEISSSSTNSASSTTSFYATPPNINHLKEKSKVGIIKKNERHVIAFRTKTQLEILDDGYKWRKYGKKKVKSNTNYLRNYYKCKIQECEVKKRVERDGHDSSYLITTYEGKHNHEINSSIIYNHVETDSEFELNVHRGGKSVERDGHDLSYLITTYEG